A section of the Macaca thibetana thibetana isolate TM-01 chromosome 10, ASM2454274v1, whole genome shotgun sequence genome encodes:
- the NUP50 gene encoding nuclear pore complex protein Nup50, translated as MAKRNAEKELTDRNWDQEDEAEEVGTFSVASEEVLKNRAIKKAKRRNVGFESDSGGAFKGFKGLVVPSGGGRFPGFGSGAGGKPLEGLSNGNNIASAPPFTSAKAAAEPKVAFGSLAANGPTALVDKKVSNPKTNGDSQQPSSSGLASSKACVGNAYHKQLAALNCSVRDWIVKHVNTNPLCDLTPIFKDYEKYLANIEQQHGNGGRNSESESNKTAAETQSPSLFGSTKLQQESTFLFHGNKTEDTPDKKVEVASEKKTDPSLGATSASFNFGKKVDSSVLGSLSSVPLTGFSFSPGTSSLFGKDTTQSKPVSSPFPTKPLEGQVEGDSGECKGGDEEENDEPPKVVVTEVKEDDAFYSKKCKLFYKKDNEFKEKGIGTLHLKPTANQKTQLLVRADTNLGNILLNVLIPPNMPCTRTGKNNVLIVCVPNPPIDEKNATMPVTMLIRVKTSEDADELHKILLEKKDA; from the exons ATGGCCAAAAGAAATGCTGAGAAGGAACTGACAGATAGGAATTGGGATCAAGAAGATGAAGCTGAAGAG GTGGGAACATTCTCCGTGGCCAGTGAGGAAGTCTTGAAGAATAGAGCCATAAAGAAAGCAAAGCGCAGAAATGTTGGATTCGAA TCTGACAGTGGAGGAGCCTTTAAAGGTTTTAAAGGTTTGGTTGTACCTTCTGGAGGAGGACGGTTTCCTGGATTTGGTAGTGGCGCTGGAGGGAAGCCTTTGGAAGGACTGTCAAATGGAAACAACATAGCCAGTGCCCCTCCCTTCACCAGTGCGAAGGCAGCGGCAGAGCCCAAGGTAGCCTTTG GTTCTCTTGCTGCAAATGGCCCTACCGCCTTGGTTGATAAAAAAGTTTCAAATCCCAAAACTAACGGGGACAGTCAGCAGCCCTCCTCCTCTGGCCTTGCTTCCAGTAAAGCTTGTGTCGGAAATGCCTATCACAAGCAGTTGGCCGCCTTGAACTGCTCTGTGCGGGATTGGATAGTGAAGCACGTGAATACAAACCCCCTCTGTGATCTGACACCTATCTTTAAAGACTACGAGAAATATTTAGCAAACATTGAACAGCAACACGGGAATGGTGGCAGGAATTCTGAAAGTGAATCTAACAAAACGGCGGCTGAAACACAGTCTCCTTCCCTTTTTGGCTCAACAAAGTTACAGCAAGAGTCAACGTTTTTGTTTCACGGCAACAAAACTGAAGATACACCTGAcaagaaggtggaggttgcatctGAAAAGAAAACGGACCCGTCACTAGGAGCGACAAGTGCCTCGTTTAATTTCGGCAAGAAAGTTGATAGCTCTGTTTTGGGCTCATTGAGCTCTGTCCCCCTGACTGGATTTTCATTTTCCCCTGGAACCTCCAGTTTATTTGGCAAAGATACCACCCAGAGTAAACCAGTCTCTTCACCATTTCCCACTAAACCATTGGAGGGCCAAGTGGAAGGTGACAGTGGTGAATGCAAAG gTGGAGATGAAGAAGAGAATGATGAGCCACCCAAAGTAGTAGTTACCGAAGTAAAAGAAGATGATGCTTTTTACTCCAAAAA GTGTAAACTATTTTACAAGAAAGACAATGAGTTTAAAGAGAAAGGCATAGGTACTCTGCATTTAAAACCTACTGCGAATCAGAAGACACAGCTTTTGGTGCGGGCAGACACCAATTTAG GCAACATATTGCTGAATGTTCTGATTCCGCCCAATATGCCATGTACGCGAACAGGGAAAAATAACGTTCTTATCGTCTGTGTTCCAAATCCACCAATCGACGAGAAGAATGCCACCATGCCAGTCACCATGCTGATTCGGGTAAAAACCAGCGAGGATGCAGATGAGTTGCACAAAATTTTACTGGAGAAAAAGGATGCCTGA